The Etheostoma cragini isolate CJK2018 chromosome 15, CSU_Ecrag_1.0, whole genome shotgun sequence genome window below encodes:
- the LOC117957876 gene encoding lysosomal acid phosphatase-like, whose translation MVPAAVLFLLTISSVCGEAAARKLVYVTVLFRHGDRSPVKAYPTDPHQESSWPQGFGQLSQMGMQEQFGLGQFLRKRYKGFLNDFYDRHEIYIRSTDQDRTLMSAEANLAGLYPPTGHQVFKENLMWQPIPVHTVSQSEERLLSFPLGDCPRYEQLMNETKRTEEFINVTNTYQDIIDLVKKKTGLNEINVESVLSVYDALFCESRHNMSAPDWVTPDVMEKLRVLNDFSIQVKFGVYKQQEKSRLQGGILLGEIVKNLSKMSAPDQNQRLKMIMLSAHDTTVVALQASLNVFNGIEPPFASCQIFELYRNNDCSFSVSMFYRNDSTVEPYPLQLPGCSLDCPLDEFMRITKFSIPEDRDKECQVHSEGRDKAPFSTPTEDPMPPQGAAVSMELNQVSSIKEIFNYNQAVLKCTITGQDQNVLNQIQITWQIDGSPVTNYIQTTQSAGSRVSTMTLTRDEWMRSREVRCSAKKDGMTPVIQILTFCERDGNNPEVTVHVLQEEDIKNEVTLVCLVFNPVQQDYYITWLEEDGNKPSYYAEGINFTPVKSQQGYSVASVYTTTKDKWDKSYTFSCQTFSGSCKNPTISTASKAQNNAVECEI comes from the exons ATGGTGCCTGCTGCGGTGCTCTTTCTTTTAACTATCAGTTCTGTCTGTGGAGAAGCTGCAGCAAGGAAACTTGTCTATGTGACTGTG TTGTTTCGGCATGGTGACAGGTCTCCAGTCAAAGCATACCCTACCGACCCACACCAAGAGAGCAGCTGGCCACAAGGGTTTGGACAGCTTTCACAG ATGGGGATGCAGGAGCAGTTTGGTCTGGGCCAGTTTCTGAGGAAACGATACAAAGGATTCCTTAACGACTTCTATGACAGACACGAG ATCTACATTCGCAGCACAGACCAGGATCGCACCCTGATGAGTGCCGAGGCCAACCTTGCAG GTCTCTACCCGCCCACTGGTCACCAGGTCTTTAAAGAAAACTTGATGTGGCAGCCAATCCCTGTACACACAGTGTCGCAAAGTGAAGAGAGG CTACTCTCTTTTCCTTTGGGTGACTGTCCTCGCTACGAACAGTTGATGAACGAAACTAAACGCACGGAGGAATTTATTAATGTCACCAATACATACCAG GACATTATAGATCTGGTGAAGAAGAAAACCGGACTGAATGAGATTAATGTGGAATCAGTCTTGAGCGTGTATGACGCACTCTTCTGTGAg TCCCGTCACAACATGTCCGCTCCTGACTGGGTGACTCCTGATGTCATGGAGAAGCTCAGAGTGCTCAACGACTTTAGTATTCAG GTTAAATTTGGGGTCTACAAACAACAAGAGAAGAGCCGGCtgcagggag GTATCCTGCTGGGTGAAATAGTAAAAAATCTTTCCAAGATGTCCGCCCCAGACCAGAATCAGAGACTGAAAATGATAATGCTATCAGCG CATGACACCACTGTAGTCGCTCTTCAGGCCAGCTTGAATGTGTTCAATGGAATTGAGCCGCCATTTGCCTCCTGTCAAATATTTGAGCTGTACAGGAACAATGactg CTCTTTTTCAGTGTCGATGTTCTACCGGAATGACAGCACAGTGGAGCCGTACCCTCTGCAGTTACCAGGCTGCTCCCTTGACTGCCCCCTAGATGAGTTTATGAGAATTACAAAGTTCTCTATTCCAGAAGACAGGGACAAAGAGTGTCAAGTACATTCTGAAGGCAGAGATAAAG CTCCTTTTTCCACACCCACAGAGGATCCAATGCCTCCACAGGGAGCTGCTGTTTCAATGGAACTGAACCAAGTCTCAAGTATCAAAGAAATCTTTAACTACAACCAGGCAGTGTTGAAGTGTACCATTACTGGACAGGACCAGAATGTgttaaatcaaattcaaatcaCTTGGCAAATCGATGGATCCCCTGTGACCAACTACATCCAAACAACACAGTCGGCAGGCAGCAGAGTCAGCACAATGACTCTTACCCGAGATGAGTGGATGAGATCCAGAGAGGTGCGCTGTTCTGCCAAGAAAGACGGCATGACACCAGTTATTCAAATTCTGACCTTCTGCGAAAGAG aTGGGAACAATCCAGAAGTAACAGTCCACGTTCTCCAAGAGGAGGACATCAAAAATGAGGTCACTCTGGTGTGTCTGGTCTTCAATCCGGTGCAGCAGGATTACTACATCACCTGGTTAGAAGAAGATGGAAACAAACCCTCCTACTATGCTGAAGGCATTAACTTCACCCCAGTGAAGTCCCAACAAGGATACTCAGTTGCAAGTGTTTACACCACCACCAAAGACAAGTGGGACAAGTCCTACACTTTCTCCTGCCAGACATTTTCTGGTAGTTGCAAGAACCCTACAATATCCACGGCATCTAAGGCCCAAAATAACGCCGTTGAATGTGAGATAtga